In uncultured Bacteroides sp., the following proteins share a genomic window:
- a CDS encoding 3-hydroxyacyl-CoA dehydrogenase family protein, with translation MAYTKPTNYKERPIVIIGAGTLGMRIALMMATRDGEVRIYDPSSEQRSKANDFIQQQLPNLLARFPGRSKGHIVLFDDTCKAVENAWIIFEAIPEKLELKKKIFSDLDKFAPIDAILASNSSSFPSSQLIEQVSERGRTRVVNAHFYMPPIQNAVEIMSCGFTDQEVINTLMDTLPTYGGLVPFEVQKESIGFIFNRVWAAIKRECLEVVAEGISTPEDIDRIFMVNTGISMGPFREMDQIGLDVILEIEEYYATLNPSLPTGPRELLHKYIEKGKLGVKSGCGFYSYKT, from the coding sequence ATGGCTTATACAAAACCAACAAATTACAAAGAAAGACCAATTGTAATCATTGGAGCAGGAACACTAGGAATGCGCATTGCATTGATGATGGCAACCCGGGATGGTGAAGTCAGGATTTACGATCCCTCTTCAGAGCAACGAAGCAAAGCAAATGATTTTATACAGCAGCAACTACCCAATCTGCTCGCCAGGTTTCCGGGCAGAAGCAAAGGTCATATTGTGCTCTTCGATGATACATGTAAAGCAGTAGAGAATGCATGGATCATATTTGAAGCAATACCGGAAAAGCTGGAACTAAAGAAAAAGATTTTTAGCGACCTCGACAAGTTTGCTCCCATTGATGCAATCCTGGCAAGTAACTCCTCCTCATTCCCAAGTAGTCAGCTTATAGAGCAGGTGAGCGAGAGAGGTAGAACAAGGGTTGTTAATGCACATTTTTACATGCCACCTATTCAGAACGCTGTAGAGATTATGAGTTGCGGCTTCACCGATCAGGAGGTAATTAACACTTTAATGGACACCCTGCCAACATATGGAGGATTAGTGCCGTTTGAAGTACAAAAGGAAAGCATTGGCTTTATCTTCAACAGAGTTTGGGCTGCTATCAAAAGAGAGTGCCTGGAAGTTGTTGCCGAAGGCATATCAACGCCCGAAGATATTGACCGCATTTTTATGGTAAATACCGGCATCTCCATGGGGCCTTTCCGTGAAATGGATCAAATCGGACTAGATGTAATTCTTGAGATTGAAGAATACTATGCAACACTAAACCCTTCACTGCCAACAGGCCCAAGAGAATTACTGCATAAATATATTGAAAAGGGTAAACTTGGTGTTAAGAGTGGGTGTGGCTTCTATTCATACAAAACCTAA
- the ltrA gene encoding group II intron reverse transcriptase/maturase gives MKGRMQKISATNDSCPQKNRTESECYAGVQTFIGITENNLTEVHFTKDDLLERILSPANLNKAYKQVVSNGGSGGVDKMETEELLPFLKLHKDELVTSLMDGNYHPNPVRRVEIPKENGKKRQLGIPTVVDRLIQQAISQILSPIYEREFSNNSFGFRPKRSAHKALRTAQNYINAGNKYAVDLDLEHFFDTVNQSKLIEILSRRIKDGRVISLIHKYLRAGIIIGHKFEESSRGVPQGGPLSPLLSNIMLNELDKELERRGHPFVRYADDCMIFCKSKRSASRTMKHIICFIEETLFLRVNREKTKAGYVRGMKFLGYSFYNSKGGFRLSVHSKSYMKLKVRLKELTGRSNGMGYNKRKYELHQFIRGWIEYFKLADMQNHLKRIDQWLRRRLRMCIWKSWKNVSTRITNLLRCGIDRWHAQKWGYVKGYWRIAGSPILSCAIDTDKLRNAGYPMMLDYYSKMYRK, from the coding sequence ATGAAGGGAAGAATGCAGAAAATATCAGCAACGAATGATAGCTGCCCGCAAAAGAATAGGACGGAATCCGAATGCTATGCGGGAGTGCAGACTTTTATAGGGATTACTGAAAACAACCTCACGGAAGTGCATTTTACAAAAGATGATTTACTGGAACGTATCTTGTCGCCTGCCAATTTGAACAAGGCTTATAAACAGGTCGTATCGAATGGTGGCAGTGGAGGTGTCGATAAGATGGAAACGGAAGAACTTCTTCCGTTTCTGAAACTCCATAAAGATGAACTGGTAACATCTTTAATGGATGGTAATTACCATCCTAATCCAGTCCGTAGGGTAGAAATCCCTAAGGAGAATGGCAAGAAGCGCCAGCTTGGTATCCCTACCGTAGTTGACCGTCTTATTCAACAAGCCATATCCCAAATTTTATCTCCGATTTATGAACGAGAATTCAGTAACAACAGCTTCGGTTTTCGTCCGAAACGCAGTGCGCATAAAGCGCTGCGAACAGCCCAGAACTATATTAATGCAGGCAATAAATATGCGGTTGATTTAGATCTGGAGCATTTTTTCGACACAGTCAACCAAAGCAAGCTGATAGAAATTCTTTCCCGCAGGATAAAAGATGGGAGAGTGATTTCTCTTATCCATAAATATCTCCGCGCGGGAATTATAATTGGTCATAAATTTGAGGAAAGCAGTCGGGGAGTTCCTCAAGGTGGTCCCCTTAGTCCGCTACTGAGCAATATAATGCTCAATGAACTGGATAAAGAGCTGGAACGCCGAGGACATCCATTTGTCCGCTATGCAGATGATTGCATGATATTTTGCAAAAGTAAACGCTCTGCCAGTCGTACGATGAAGCACATCATTTGTTTTATCGAAGAAACCCTCTTCCTGAGGGTAAACCGAGAGAAAACGAAAGCAGGATATGTGCGGGGCATGAAGTTCTTAGGTTACTCCTTTTATAATAGCAAAGGAGGATTTCGCTTATCTGTACACTCCAAAAGTTACATGAAACTGAAAGTTCGTTTGAAAGAGCTGACAGGTCGCAGTAATGGCATGGGATACAATAAACGCAAATACGAACTTCATCAATTCATTCGTGGCTGGATTGAATACTTCAAACTTGCAGACATGCAAAATCATCTGAAGAGGATAGATCAATGGCTCCGTCGCCGGCTTCGTATGTGTATATGGAAAAGTTGGAAGAATGTCAGTACTCGTATAACCAATCTATTGCGTTGCGGTATTGATAGATGGCATGCTCAGAAATGGGGATATGTGAAAGGTTACTGGCGAATAGCTGGCAGCCCGATTCTTAGCTGTGCAATTGATACAGATAAATTGCGAAATGCAGGTTATCCAATGATGTTGGATTATTACAGTAAAATGTATCGTAAATAA
- a CDS encoding 4Fe-4S binding protein, with protein sequence MKRIYSFNFLTRLMFLLITPVFFQFFAIGFIWHSIYWGVITSVMIIWMAFILLSPLVGRVGCGWFCFMGTTVDFSGKHSFFKTKWKKPKLWVRSLILIPFFISAFSFYYLNSERGITHDFAVIPAFLKLDFNMHYKIVWMTDTLSAIIVGLFLDKRWACKNLCVMGTLYSRGANYSRLISVVDTNKCTLCRKCEKECLLGIPIVDYIKNNEGLVTNSECILCGKCVEVCKSDAMKLKFVWDREKYKNRIKNSSDQQL encoded by the coding sequence ATGAAAAGAATCTATTCATTTAATTTCTTAACAAGACTTATGTTTTTGCTAATAACTCCTGTTTTCTTTCAGTTCTTTGCAATTGGATTTATATGGCACTCCATTTATTGGGGAGTAATAACATCCGTTATGATAATCTGGATGGCGTTTATCCTTCTTTCTCCTTTGGTTGGCAGAGTAGGATGCGGTTGGTTCTGTTTCATGGGTACCACTGTTGACTTTTCAGGAAAGCATTCTTTCTTCAAGACGAAATGGAAGAAGCCCAAATTATGGGTTAGATCACTCATTCTTATACCATTCTTTATATCTGCATTTTCGTTCTATTATTTAAATAGTGAACGCGGAATAACCCATGATTTTGCTGTAATCCCCGCTTTCCTTAAGCTGGACTTTAATATGCATTATAAAATAGTATGGATGACAGATACTCTCTCTGCAATCATTGTTGGATTATTCCTTGATAAAAGGTGGGCCTGCAAAAATCTATGCGTCATGGGAACACTATACTCCAGAGGAGCTAACTATTCCCGACTTATTTCAGTAGTTGACACAAACAAATGTACGCTATGCAGAAAGTGCGAAAAAGAATGTCTGCTTGGAATACCAATTGTTGATTATATAAAAAACAACGAAGGGTTAGTTACAAACTCAGAATGTATACTTTGTGGCAAATGCGTTGAGGTATGCAAATCTGATGCTATGAAACTAAAATTTGTTTGGGATAGAGAAAAATATAAGAACAGAATTAAAAACTCTTCTGATCAGCAACTCTAA
- a CDS encoding glycoside hydrolase family 88 protein, whose amino-acid sequence MKRQISYLFSILLFIACSVKTNATVKLPSIFSDNMVLQENTLVNVWGKASANELVTVTTSWNFKRYATKADADGRWTLKIKTPRAAKDQKITVRGENVIQINNILIGEVWLCSGQSNMEFQVSKAEGWRTGMLNETEEMKDADYPEIRLFHVEHQLAHQGPVDDCVGHWVVCNPANLKDFSAVGFVFGRKLHKDLKVPVGLIQSTWGGTHAESWTKMDVMENNPLYADVLDKFALKNVKIEKNYCKVPSTLWNGMINPILTYTIKGTIWYQGESNSDRFEKYQDVFTNMIHSWRKEWGQQDMPFYFVQIAPQYKQPAGIREAQLKTWQSVKNTGMAVITDAGDSTDIHPRNKRVTGERLALWALAKSYGKSCAYSGPLYKSMKKSGNKFILSFDYVEGGLNSKGEVLNGFFISGTDRRFYPAKAVIVNNKVEVSAPEVLDPVAVRYGWGYFFRANLFNNAGLPASPFRTDSFQNDTYARRFADSEMRRFPKAWMLDYGKKPFFGYAQGVGCCGMLKMWKQTGEKRYFNYVKEYADSLINDKGEIYLYDKSTYNVDYVNSGKILFDVYKETGNKKYKLAMDLLISQLKVQPRTLEGGYWHKLVYPHQIWLDGIYMASPFMAQYGAEFGQPQWIDEAVNQITLCHKHTFDAKTGLYYHAWDESKSQRWANPETGLSPNFWGRSIGWYFMAMVDALDFIPADHAGRATIIGYIQGLADALPNYQDKNGLWYQVLDQPKREGNFPEASVTTQFMYAYAKAVNKGYIDKKYRVYAEKAFEGLKNKLIIENGDGTLTLSRCCQVGGLGGNPYRDGSFEYYIGEKMRDNDAKATGPYIMGCIELGR is encoded by the coding sequence ATGAAAAGGCAAATCTCTTATCTATTTTCTATTTTATTATTCATTGCTTGCTCTGTTAAGACCAATGCAACAGTTAAGCTTCCTTCCATATTTTCTGATAATATGGTGCTGCAGGAAAATACCCTCGTAAATGTTTGGGGTAAGGCTTCTGCAAATGAACTTGTTACGGTTACTACATCTTGGAATTTTAAAAGATATGCAACCAAAGCTGATGCTGATGGTAGATGGACGCTGAAGATTAAGACTCCAAGAGCTGCAAAAGATCAGAAGATTACAGTAAGAGGTGAAAATGTTATTCAGATTAATAATATCCTGATTGGTGAGGTGTGGTTATGCTCCGGACAATCGAATATGGAGTTTCAGGTTTCCAAGGCTGAGGGCTGGAGAACCGGTATGTTGAATGAAACTGAAGAAATGAAAGATGCCGATTATCCTGAAATTCGTCTGTTCCATGTTGAGCATCAATTGGCTCATCAGGGTCCGGTGGATGATTGTGTAGGACACTGGGTAGTTTGTAATCCAGCAAACCTGAAGGATTTTTCAGCAGTAGGATTTGTCTTTGGTCGTAAACTTCATAAAGATCTTAAAGTACCGGTAGGGCTAATTCAGTCTACATGGGGCGGAACTCATGCTGAATCGTGGACTAAGATGGATGTAATGGAGAATAATCCTCTTTATGCAGATGTGCTTGATAAATTTGCCTTGAAGAATGTGAAGATTGAAAAGAATTACTGCAAGGTGCCTTCTACTTTATGGAACGGAATGATTAATCCTATTCTTACCTATACAATTAAAGGTACAATATGGTATCAGGGCGAATCAAACTCTGACCGTTTCGAAAAATATCAGGATGTATTTACTAATATGATTCATAGCTGGCGTAAAGAGTGGGGACAACAGGATATGCCTTTCTACTTTGTGCAGATTGCTCCTCAATACAAACAACCAGCTGGAATTCGTGAAGCTCAGCTAAAGACCTGGCAGTCTGTTAAGAATACAGGTATGGCTGTTATTACTGATGCTGGCGATTCTACAGATATCCATCCACGCAACAAACGTGTAACAGGCGAACGTCTGGCATTATGGGCTTTAGCTAAATCATACGGAAAGAGTTGCGCTTATTCTGGTCCTCTATATAAGTCAATGAAAAAATCGGGTAATAAGTTTATTCTTTCTTTTGATTATGTGGAAGGCGGACTAAACTCTAAAGGTGAAGTGTTGAATGGCTTTTTCATTTCAGGAACCGACAGACGTTTTTATCCAGCAAAAGCTGTGATTGTTAACAATAAGGTGGAAGTCTCAGCACCCGAGGTGCTTGATCCTGTAGCTGTACGCTATGGATGGGGATACTTCTTCCGTGCAAATTTATTCAATAATGCTGGTCTTCCAGCTTCTCCTTTCCGCACAGACTCTTTCCAGAACGATACTTATGCACGCCGTTTTGCAGATTCTGAGATGAGACGCTTTCCTAAGGCATGGATGTTAGATTATGGTAAAAAGCCTTTCTTCGGTTACGCTCAGGGAGTGGGATGTTGTGGCATGTTGAAAATGTGGAAGCAGACAGGAGAAAAACGCTATTTTAATTACGTAAAGGAATACGCAGACAGCCTTATCAATGATAAAGGCGAAATTTATTTATATGACAAGTCTACTTATAATGTTGACTATGTAAACTCAGGTAAAATATTGTTTGATGTTTATAAGGAAACCGGTAATAAGAAGTATAAACTTGCTATGGATTTGCTTATTAGTCAACTAAAGGTTCAGCCAAGAACTCTTGAGGGGGGCTACTGGCATAAGCTTGTTTATCCTCACCAGATATGGTTGGATGGCATTTATATGGCATCTCCTTTTATGGCTCAATATGGTGCTGAGTTTGGTCAGCCACAATGGATTGATGAAGCAGTTAATCAAATCACTCTTTGCCACAAGCATACTTTTGATGCGAAAACCGGACTTTACTATCACGCCTGGGATGAAAGTAAGTCTCAACGTTGGGCGAATCCGGAAACCGGACTTTCACCTAACTTCTGGGGAAGAAGTATTGGCTGGTATTTCATGGCTATGGTCGATGCTCTCGATTTTATTCCTGCCGATCATGCCGGTCGTGCAACTATTATTGGCTATATTCAGGGATTGGCAGATGCACTCCCTAATTATCAGGATAAAAACGGATTGTGGTATCAGGTTCTTGATCAGCCAAAACGTGAAGGAAACTTCCCTGAAGCATCTGTGACAACTCAATTTATGTATGCTTATGCTAAAGCTGTAAACAAAGGATATATTGATAAAAAATATCGTGTTTATGCTGAAAAGGCTTTTGAAGGCTTGAAAAATAAGCTGATTATTGAAAACGGAGACGGAACTCTAACTCTTTCACGTTGCTGCCAGGTTGGTGGATTAGGTGGAAATCCTTATCGAGATGGAAGCTTTGAATATTATATCGGTGAAAAGATGCGCGATAATGATGCCAAAGCTACTGGTCCTTATATTATGGGTTGCATTGAACTGGGACGCTAA
- a CDS encoding glycosyl hydrolase — protein MIKQILLISGFATLCINSSAQEVAWPKITTETKPAARWWWLGSAVDEKNLTYNLEEYSRAGMGTMEITPIYGVKGNEARDLNFLSPEWMKMLRHTESEAKRFGMQMDMNTGTGWPFGGPEVSIEDAASKVFFEEYKLNGGEQLKAAIQVSDVKQKSIATLYRLMAFSQKGERKDITSKVDKEGKLNWIAPVGQWRLIAVFNGKTLQKVKRAAPGGEGYVMNHFSHKAVANYLHRFDKAFAETKTPYPHNFFNDSYEVYNADWTPDLFEQFYKRRGYKLEEYLPEFLDESRNDITARIVSDYRETIAELLQENFTAQWTKWAHTHGSLTRNQAHGSPGNLIDLYATVDVPECEGFGISNFGIKGLRKDSLTVKNFSDLSMLKYASSAAHISGKPYTSSETFTWLTEHFRTSLSQCKPDIDLMFVSGVNHTYFHGTPYSPKDAKWPGWLFYASINMSPTNTIWRDAPAFFQYITRCQSFLQMGKPDNDFLIYLPVYDMWNDQDGRMLAFDIHKMEKRAPKFIEVVHKISESGYDVDYISDQFILNTKCVDGMLQTKGGTKYKAIIIPAVKKMPDNVLAHLISLTEQGAKIIFMENYPESVPGFSKLNERSLHFNNLLKTLPAVADFKETMNSPLKEGAVITGSDYKKALAATGVVSEDMKTVYGLKCIRRSNESGYHYFISCLQPKDVDAWINLGVNAVSAVIYNPLNGESGKAKLRQVDGRTQVYMQIKSGESFLLKTFTKEDVKMADWEYTIPQTVGLTIENNWKLHFVNSEPAIEGSFNIGKLGSWTELDEPKAKINMGTGVYNVSFTLPAISADEWVLDLGDVRESARVKINGKEVCTLWSVPYTAKVGKFLKQGENHLEIEVTNLSANRIADYDRRGIEWRKFKEINIVDINYKTTKYSNWEPVPSGLLGPVKLIPLNIANK, from the coding sequence ATGATTAAACAAATATTGTTGATTAGCGGTTTTGCCACGTTATGTATTAATTCCTCCGCTCAGGAGGTGGCATGGCCAAAGATAACTACCGAAACAAAACCTGCTGCCCGTTGGTGGTGGTTGGGAAGTGCGGTTGACGAAAAGAATCTGACTTATAATCTGGAAGAATATTCCCGTGCGGGTATGGGAACCATGGAAATCACTCCAATTTATGGGGTGAAAGGAAATGAGGCCCGCGATCTTAATTTCCTTTCTCCTGAGTGGATGAAGATGTTGCGTCACACAGAATCCGAAGCAAAAAGATTTGGTATGCAAATGGATATGAACACTGGAACCGGATGGCCTTTTGGCGGACCGGAAGTGAGTATTGAGGATGCTGCCAGCAAGGTGTTTTTTGAAGAATATAAATTGAATGGTGGTGAACAGCTAAAGGCTGCCATTCAGGTTTCTGATGTAAAACAGAAATCAATAGCGACTCTTTATCGTTTGATGGCTTTTTCGCAGAAAGGCGAGCGAAAGGACATCACTTCTAAAGTTGATAAAGAAGGGAAACTAAACTGGATAGCTCCGGTAGGTCAGTGGAGATTGATAGCTGTCTTTAACGGGAAAACGCTTCAGAAAGTAAAACGCGCTGCTCCCGGTGGTGAAGGTTATGTGATGAATCATTTTTCACACAAGGCGGTTGCTAATTACCTTCATCGTTTTGATAAAGCATTTGCGGAGACAAAGACTCCTTATCCGCATAATTTCTTTAATGATTCCTATGAAGTTTATAATGCTGACTGGACACCGGATCTTTTTGAACAGTTTTATAAACGACGCGGATATAAGCTGGAAGAGTACCTTCCCGAATTTCTTGATGAGAGCCGCAATGATATAACTGCCCGGATTGTTTCCGATTATCGTGAGACTATCGCAGAATTGTTACAGGAGAATTTTACTGCTCAGTGGACAAAGTGGGCACATACTCACGGAAGTCTTACCCGTAATCAGGCTCACGGTTCACCAGGTAACCTGATAGATCTTTATGCTACTGTAGATGTTCCCGAATGTGAAGGCTTTGGTATCTCAAACTTTGGTATAAAGGGCTTAAGAAAGGATTCACTGACAGTGAAGAATTTCTCTGATTTGTCTATGTTGAAGTATGCCTCTTCAGCAGCACACATTTCAGGTAAACCTTATACTTCTTCTGAAACATTTACCTGGCTCACAGAACATTTCCGCACCTCATTATCTCAATGCAAACCGGATATTGATTTGATGTTTGTTTCGGGGGTTAATCATACTTATTTTCATGGGACTCCTTATTCACCAAAAGATGCCAAGTGGCCGGGATGGTTGTTTTATGCTTCCATTAATATGTCACCTACGAATACTATCTGGCGGGATGCTCCGGCATTCTTTCAATATATAACCCGTTGTCAGTCTTTTCTGCAAATGGGTAAACCAGATAATGATTTCCTTATTTATCTGCCGGTTTATGATATGTGGAATGATCAGGATGGCCGTATGCTGGCGTTTGATATCCATAAAATGGAAAAGAGAGCTCCTAAATTTATTGAAGTTGTTCATAAGATAAGTGAGAGCGGATATGATGTGGATTATATTTCTGATCAGTTTATCCTTAACACTAAATGTGTGGATGGTATGCTTCAAACGAAAGGTGGAACAAAATACAAAGCGATTATTATTCCTGCAGTGAAAAAGATGCCGGATAATGTGCTTGCTCATTTAATAAGCCTGACTGAACAAGGTGCGAAGATTATTTTTATGGAGAACTATCCGGAAAGTGTTCCCGGCTTTTCTAAACTTAACGAACGCAGTCTTCATTTCAACAACTTACTCAAGACTCTTCCAGCTGTTGCTGATTTTAAAGAAACAATGAACAGCCCTCTTAAAGAAGGTGCAGTTATTACAGGAAGTGACTATAAGAAGGCATTGGCCGCAACTGGTGTTGTTTCTGAAGATATGAAAACGGTTTATGGATTGAAGTGTATTCGTCGCTCCAATGAATCGGGATACCATTATTTTATTTCATGCCTACAGCCAAAGGATGTTGATGCGTGGATTAATCTTGGTGTAAATGCTGTTTCGGCTGTAATTTATAATCCATTGAATGGTGAAAGTGGTAAGGCAAAACTCAGACAAGTGGATGGACGCACTCAGGTTTATATGCAGATTAAGTCGGGAGAATCTTTCTTACTGAAGACCTTTACTAAGGAAGATGTGAAGATGGCCGATTGGGAATACACTATTCCGCAGACAGTGGGTCTGACTATTGAGAATAACTGGAAACTTCATTTCGTTAATAGTGAACCGGCTATAGAAGGTTCTTTCAATATTGGCAAACTGGGTTCATGGACAGAACTTGATGAACCGAAAGCCAAAATAAATATGGGTACCGGGGTTTACAATGTTAGCTTCACTTTACCTGCTATCTCTGCCGACGAATGGGTACTTGATTTGGGTGATGTGAGAGAAAGTGCCCGTGTTAAGATCAATGGCAAAGAGGTTTGTACGCTTTGGTCGGTTCCTTATACTGCTAAAGTTGGGAAATTTTTGAAGCAAGGAGAAAATCATTTAGAGATTGAGGTAACCAATTTGTCTGCTAATCGTATTGCGGATTATGACCGTCGTGGAATAGAGTGGAGAAAATTTAAAGAGATAAATATCGTTGATATTAATTATAAAACGACTAAATATAGTAACTGGGAACCTGTTCCATCTGGATTATTAGGTCCGGTGAAGCTTATTCCTTTGAATATTGCTAATAAGTAA
- a CDS encoding tetrahydrofolate dehydrogenase/cyclohydrolase catalytic domain-containing protein encodes MEAKIIKGDFIKEKIFNEVKSEITELKAKYNKVPGIAFIGFSGVPLSKYVIPLHVQLAEAAGFKVFKEIKTDDATEEEMFSLIDKLNSNNDIHAIVLLQPLPPHLNPIRIINKINRDKEVEGFHPENMLSTLIPDIQTNKYPMCLPTALSELFKDAEVQLKKDQEWVFVLDDEFVSNPLTYMVVKTAASQAVPHDCSLAIINKNSKNMIDYCKRADILVVVTKNPEYIKAEWLKPGVCIVDVYSNLVKEIPSKEDPSRLVPIIRGGINVDSVKDIASVVVPIPGGVVAVVLPLLLRNALIAFKNSLKT; translated from the coding sequence ATGGAAGCTAAAATCATTAAAGGAGATTTCATTAAAGAGAAAATCTTTAATGAAGTAAAAAGCGAAATAACGGAACTCAAAGCAAAATATAATAAAGTGCCGGGAATTGCATTTATTGGATTTTCAGGTGTTCCTTTATCAAAGTATGTTATTCCTCTTCATGTTCAACTGGCAGAGGCAGCTGGATTCAAAGTGTTTAAGGAAATAAAAACCGATGATGCTACAGAAGAAGAAATGTTTAGCTTAATTGATAAATTGAACAGCAATAATGACATACATGCTATTGTTCTTCTGCAACCCCTACCCCCACATTTAAATCCAATCCGGATTATAAATAAAATAAACCGGGATAAAGAAGTAGAAGGTTTTCATCCGGAAAACATGCTAAGCACTTTAATACCGGACATACAGACAAATAAATATCCTATGTGTCTGCCCACAGCCCTATCTGAGCTGTTTAAAGATGCGGAAGTTCAGCTAAAGAAAGATCAGGAATGGGTATTTGTTTTAGACGATGAATTCGTATCAAACCCATTGACCTATATGGTTGTAAAAACGGCAGCCTCTCAAGCCGTACCTCACGACTGCTCCCTGGCAATCATTAATAAGAATTCCAAAAACATGATTGACTATTGCAAAAGAGCAGACATTTTAGTTGTTGTAACTAAGAATCCTGAATATATAAAGGCTGAATGGCTCAAGCCAGGTGTCTGCATTGTTGACGTTTATTCAAACTTAGTAAAAGAAATCCCCAGTAAAGAAGATCCAAGTAGATTAGTTCCCATTATCAGGGGTGGCATCAATGTGGATTCAGTTAAGGATATTGCGAGTGTTGTTGTCCCTATTCCCGGTGGAGTGGTAGCTGTAGTTCTGCCATTGCTACTGCGTAACGCTTTAATTGCATTTAAGAATAGTCTAAAAACTTAA
- a CDS encoding DUF6064 family protein — MEIFWNTIGQYNAGTWVYQILITIIAIALTISLFRHPTKAVKYAMKIFLAFLNAWIAIVYYYIYCEPRSFNNIFAIFWGIMVLFWLYDLFIGHTPFERTYKYDKLSILLCLLPLIYPLFSLVRGLHFPIMTSPVMPCSVAVFTIGLLLAFSKKVNIFLVLFLTHWALIGFTKVYFFKIPEDFLLASSSVPALYLFFKEYVNSNLHKSSKPKARILNLLLITLCCIIGMIFTITMISELGKA, encoded by the coding sequence ATGGAAATTTTCTGGAATACAATTGGCCAATATAATGCCGGAACCTGGGTTTATCAGATATTGATAACAATTATTGCAATTGCATTAACCATCTCTTTATTCAGGCATCCCACAAAGGCGGTGAAGTATGCCATGAAAATTTTTCTCGCATTTCTTAATGCATGGATTGCAATAGTTTACTACTACATCTATTGTGAACCAAGAAGTTTTAATAATATTTTTGCTATATTCTGGGGGATAATGGTTCTCTTCTGGTTATACGATTTATTCATTGGCCATACGCCTTTTGAACGAACCTATAAATATGATAAGCTATCAATACTACTTTGTCTGCTTCCATTAATTTATCCATTATTCTCTCTGGTTCGTGGCCTTCATTTCCCAATAATGACATCTCCCGTTATGCCCTGCTCCGTTGCAGTATTTACTATCGGACTGTTGCTGGCATTCTCAAAAAAAGTAAATATCTTCCTAGTTCTCTTTTTAACTCATTGGGCGTTGATTGGTTTTACTAAAGTATATTTCTTTAAGATACCGGAAGACTTTCTTTTAGCCAGTTCATCAGTTCCCGCACTCTATCTTTTCTTTAAAGAATACGTTAATTCTAACCTGCATAAATCGAGCAAGCCAAAAGCAAGAATCCTCAATCTTCTATTGATCACATTATGCTGCATCATCGGTATGATATTTACCATAACCATGATAAGCGAATTAGGTAAAGCGTAG